The following coding sequences lie in one Nitratireductor mangrovi genomic window:
- the hpaR gene encoding homoprotocatechuate degradation operon regulator HpaR: MDKESGPEGGQEKRVAARAGSRARLRDFSRSLPMSLLKAREAVMRHFRPGLLRFGITEQQWRVLRALTTVESIEVMALAEATFLLPPSLSRILKDLDERGLVNRRTSQEDMRRGIISISEEGRQLIDLAGAHSEAIYAEITRRYGAAQLAALQAMLRELETVLADPIGIDDRSSADGEGQASTNAKRMGD; this comes from the coding sequence ATGGACAAGGAAAGCGGGCCGGAAGGAGGTCAGGAAAAGAGGGTCGCGGCGAGAGCCGGATCGCGGGCGCGTTTGCGTGACTTCTCGCGATCACTACCGATGTCGCTCCTCAAGGCGCGCGAGGCGGTCATGCGCCACTTTCGTCCGGGCCTTCTGCGATTTGGCATCACGGAGCAGCAATGGCGCGTTCTGCGTGCGCTGACGACGGTGGAAAGCATTGAAGTGATGGCTCTCGCCGAGGCGACGTTCCTGCTGCCGCCATCGCTTTCGCGCATTCTGAAGGACTTGGACGAGCGCGGGCTCGTCAACCGTCGCACGTCGCAGGAAGACATGCGGCGCGGTATCATCTCCATCAGCGAGGAAGGTCGCCAGCTCATTGATCTGGCGGGGGCCCATTCGGAGGCCATCTACGCCGAAATTACACGCCGCTACGGCGCGGCGCAACTCGCGGCACTTCAGGCGATGTTGCGGGAGCTTGAGACGGTTCTCGCGGACCCGATCGGGATTGATGACCGGTCGTCAGCCGATGGAGAAGGGCAGGCGTCCACCAATGCCAAGCGCATGGGTGACTGA
- a CDS encoding Spy/CpxP family protein refolding chaperone has translation MDHKNHFDDSIDGGPGRSRGWLRGAIAGGVVLAGLAGAGLLTATSSGFGGDNGSAMRAGGHFIHARMGGFMMERRIGHVLDELDATQEQEDKLWEIIDAARAELRPMAREFHGTREEVIDIIGAATIDREAAEKLRSERIAAIDEASRKMTAALLDAAEVLTAEQRAKLAEHIKERKSRRKW, from the coding sequence ATGGATCACAAAAATCATTTCGACGATTCCATCGACGGCGGCCCTGGCCGCTCCAGGGGCTGGCTACGCGGCGCGATCGCCGGCGGTGTGGTGCTTGCCGGGTTGGCTGGCGCCGGACTTTTGACGGCAACCAGCAGCGGCTTCGGGGGCGACAACGGCTCGGCGATGCGTGCCGGCGGACATTTCATTCATGCGCGCATGGGCGGCTTCATGATGGAGCGGAGGATCGGACACGTGCTCGACGAACTCGACGCTACTCAAGAGCAAGAGGACAAGCTCTGGGAGATCATCGACGCGGCGCGCGCCGAGTTGCGACCGATGGCACGTGAATTCCACGGCACCCGTGAGGAAGTGATCGACATCATCGGCGCGGCCACGATCGATCGCGAAGCGGCCGAAAAGCTGCGCAGTGAGCGCATCGCCGCCATAGACGAGGCATCGCGCAAGATGACCGCGGCGCTCCTCGACGCGGCGGAAGTGCTGACCGCCGAGCAGCGGGCCAAGCTGGCCGAGCACATCAAGGAGCGTAAATCCCGCCGCAAGTGGTAG
- a CDS encoding response regulator yields MAEQVLIVDDDTRLSAMLADYLRGNGYDVLAAPTAEAGLAELRRRAPDAVILDIMLPDLDGFETCRRIRAFSDVPVLMLTAKGEETDRIVGLELGADDYLPKPFNPRELLARLKAILRRRHGLAQGGARTLRFGRLEIDPGSRLATLDGRELALTSHQFDLLVALAGNAGRTLSREQLMDLVRGEELEAFDRSIDVHISRIRAAIEPDPKHPRRIITVRGAGYVFARFQDDV; encoded by the coding sequence ATGGCGGAACAGGTTCTGATCGTCGACGACGATACGCGCCTGTCCGCCATGCTTGCCGACTATCTGAGAGGTAACGGCTACGACGTCCTGGCCGCCCCTACAGCAGAGGCTGGCCTCGCCGAACTGCGCCGGCGGGCCCCCGACGCGGTCATTCTCGACATCATGCTGCCCGATCTCGACGGGTTCGAGACCTGCCGACGTATCCGCGCCTTTTCCGACGTTCCCGTGCTTATGCTGACCGCCAAGGGCGAGGAGACCGATCGCATCGTCGGTCTGGAGTTGGGTGCCGATGACTATCTGCCCAAGCCGTTCAATCCACGCGAACTGCTTGCTCGCCTCAAGGCGATTCTGCGGCGCCGTCACGGTCTTGCCCAGGGCGGCGCGAGGACCTTGCGCTTCGGGCGGCTGGAGATCGATCCGGGATCGCGGCTCGCGACCCTCGACGGCCGCGAACTCGCGCTGACCAGCCACCAGTTCGACCTGCTGGTGGCGCTTGCCGGCAATGCCGGCCGCACACTTTCGCGCGAGCAACTGATGGACCTGGTACGCGGCGAGGAACTCGAAGCATTCGACCGGTCGATCGACGTCCATATCTCCCGCATTCGGGCCGCGATCGAGCCGGACCCCAAACATCCACGTCGCATCATTACCGTGCGCGGTGCTGGCTACGTTTTCGCCCGCTTCCAGGACGACGTTTAG
- a CDS encoding sensor histidine kinase, with product MRNSLFLKVYLTLLASLAVVALVSAVFVRLGDDEQQSGWRDRRDLFVTAILPADQSTAELQATLRRLSESFDADLALFDPEGRLIARAGEVFDAGFGDEGERRWKEFRKKHHVMVMRLADGRALAVRMDRPFWPPGRNPLAYLAAIAAAIGLAAYPVVRHLTRRLERLRRGVDVWGEGALVTRVADDGRDEVAAVARSFNKAAARIEELIAAHRTLLANASHELRSPLARLRMAIDLFEQKPDDATRTEIVRNLGEIDELVDEILLASRLEHGETGNRSEPVDLLALVTEEGTRHRLKVTGVPAIVAGEPRLLTRLVRNLMQNAIRHGAPPVTVEVARAGNLVRLSVEDGGEGIPENESGRVFEPFYRPRGRSETGGGWGLGLSLVRQIAERHGATVRYEKAPGGGARFIVDFIAAG from the coding sequence ATGCGTAACAGCCTGTTCCTTAAGGTCTATCTTACGCTGCTTGCCAGTCTGGCCGTGGTGGCGCTGGTCAGCGCCGTCTTCGTGCGTCTCGGTGACGATGAGCAGCAGTCGGGCTGGCGCGACCGCCGCGACCTGTTTGTCACCGCTATCCTGCCTGCCGACCAGTCGACCGCGGAGTTGCAGGCGACGCTCCGGCGCCTCTCCGAGTCTTTTGACGCCGATCTTGCACTCTTCGATCCGGAGGGACGCCTGATAGCTCGCGCCGGGGAAGTCTTCGATGCCGGGTTCGGTGACGAAGGTGAACGCCGCTGGAAGGAGTTCCGCAAGAAGCATCACGTCATGGTGATGCGGCTGGCCGATGGGCGCGCCTTGGCCGTGCGAATGGATCGCCCGTTCTGGCCGCCCGGCCGCAATCCGCTCGCCTATCTCGCGGCAATCGCCGCCGCGATCGGGCTTGCGGCATATCCGGTGGTTCGCCATCTCACGCGGCGGCTGGAACGCTTGCGCAGGGGCGTCGACGTCTGGGGCGAGGGCGCATTGGTCACGCGGGTCGCCGACGATGGCCGTGACGAGGTGGCCGCCGTCGCCCGCAGCTTCAACAAGGCAGCGGCGCGGATCGAGGAACTCATTGCGGCGCATCGCACCCTGCTTGCGAATGCCAGCCACGAGTTGCGCTCGCCGCTCGCCCGGTTGCGGATGGCCATCGATCTCTTCGAGCAGAAGCCGGACGATGCGACGCGAACGGAAATCGTCCGCAATCTCGGCGAGATCGACGAACTGGTCGACGAGATTTTGCTGGCGAGCCGGCTCGAACACGGCGAGACTGGAAACCGAAGCGAACCCGTCGACCTTTTGGCGCTCGTGACCGAAGAAGGCACCCGCCACCGACTCAAGGTGACCGGCGTGCCGGCGATCGTCGCGGGCGAGCCGCGCCTTCTCACCCGGCTGGTGCGCAACCTGATGCAGAACGCGATTCGTCACGGTGCGCCACCGGTCACCGTCGAGGTTGCACGCGCGGGCAACCTCGTCCGCCTGAGTGTCGAGGATGGAGGCGAGGGCATTCCTGAGAACGAGAGCGGCCGCGTTTTCGAGCCCTTCTATCGGCCGCGCGGCCGCAGCGAGACAGGTGGCGGATGGGGCCTCGGCCTGTCGCTGGTGCGCCAGATCGCCGAACGCCACGGCGCGACTGTGCGTTATGAAAAGGCGCCAGGCGGCGGCGCGCGGTTCATCGTCGACTTTATCGCTGCTGGTTAG